One region of Coregonus clupeaformis isolate EN_2021a chromosome 31, ASM2061545v1, whole genome shotgun sequence genomic DNA includes:
- the rgs17 gene encoding regulator of G-protein signaling 17 isoform X2 has product MRKRQQPHIEGRPQAPGHPRPNNCCMCWCGCCKCLWNEDHMERSERTCTKMDSIEATEEQQPTLDEVVAWARSFELVMRSSEGREIFREFLRSEYSEENLLFWLACEELKKETDPTAIDEKARIIYEDYVSILSPKEVSLDSRVREGINLSLTEPSNMMYEEAQLQIYTLMHRDSYPRFLNSSFYRDLLDSKRSSCLDT; this is encoded by the exons ATGAGAAAACGGCAGCAGCCACACATTGAAGGACGTCCCCAGGCGCCTGGCCACCCAAGGCCCAACAACTGCTGCATGTGCTGGTGTGGCTGTTGTAAATGCCTCTG GAATGAGGACCACATGGAGCGTTCCGAACGGACATGCACTAAAATGGATAGTATTGAAGCCACAGAGGAGCA GCAACCCACTCTAGACGAGGTGGTAGCCTGGGCCCGTAGCTTCGAGCTGGTGATGCGCTCCTCAGAAGGCAGGGAGATTTTCCGAGAATTTCTGCGCTCTGAGTACAGCGAAGAGAACCTGTTGTTCTGGCTGGCCTGTGAGGAGCTGAAGAAGGAGACGGACCCGACTGCGATCGATGAGAAAGCCAGGATCATCTACGAGGACTACGTCTCCATTCTATCGCCGAAAGAG GTGAGCCTGGATTCGCGGGTGAGGGAAGGCATCAACCTGAGCCTGACGGAGCCCAGCAACATGATGTACGAGGAGGCCCAGCTGCAGATCTACACCCTGATGCACAGAGACTCCTACCCCCGTTTCCTCAACTCCTCCTTTTACAGGGACCTTCTGGACAGCAAGAGAAGCTCCTGCCTTGACACCTAA
- the rgs17 gene encoding regulator of G-protein signaling 17 isoform X1 → MPRSLSGVDMRKRQQPHIEGRPQAPGHPRPNNCCMCWCGCCKCLWNEDHMERSERTCTKMDSIEATEEQQPTLDEVVAWARSFELVMRSSEGREIFREFLRSEYSEENLLFWLACEELKKETDPTAIDEKARIIYEDYVSILSPKEVSLDSRVREGINLSLTEPSNMMYEEAQLQIYTLMHRDSYPRFLNSSFYRDLLDSKRSSCLDT, encoded by the exons CCCCGAAGTTTAAGCGGAGTTGATATGAGAAAACGGCAGCAGCCACACATTGAAGGACGTCCCCAGGCGCCTGGCCACCCAAGGCCCAACAACTGCTGCATGTGCTGGTGTGGCTGTTGTAAATGCCTCTG GAATGAGGACCACATGGAGCGTTCCGAACGGACATGCACTAAAATGGATAGTATTGAAGCCACAGAGGAGCA GCAACCCACTCTAGACGAGGTGGTAGCCTGGGCCCGTAGCTTCGAGCTGGTGATGCGCTCCTCAGAAGGCAGGGAGATTTTCCGAGAATTTCTGCGCTCTGAGTACAGCGAAGAGAACCTGTTGTTCTGGCTGGCCTGTGAGGAGCTGAAGAAGGAGACGGACCCGACTGCGATCGATGAGAAAGCCAGGATCATCTACGAGGACTACGTCTCCATTCTATCGCCGAAAGAG GTGAGCCTGGATTCGCGGGTGAGGGAAGGCATCAACCTGAGCCTGACGGAGCCCAGCAACATGATGTACGAGGAGGCCCAGCTGCAGATCTACACCCTGATGCACAGAGACTCCTACCCCCGTTTCCTCAACTCCTCCTTTTACAGGGACCTTCTGGACAGCAAGAGAAGCTCCTGCCTTGACACCTAA